Proteins encoded in a region of the Streptomyces akebiae genome:
- a CDS encoding 1-aminocyclopropane-1-carboxylate deaminase, with translation MSLSSFERYPLLFGPSPVHPLERLTAHLGGASVWAKREDCNSGIAYGGNKTRKLEYLVADAIAQGCDTLVSIGGVQSNHTRQVAAVAARAGLKCVLVQESWVDWPDSVYDKVGNILISRLAGADVRLVRAGFGIGFKESWELALREVEESGGKPYAIPAGASDHPLGGLGFAGWAYEVAEQERELGVFFDTVVVCSVTGSTQAGMVAGFAALEEAGGRSRRVIGIDASAKPETTREQVARIAHNTGQLIGLKRELTLADVELDDRYHAGIYGVPDDATLVAMQLAARTEGMVTDPVYEGKSMAGMIDLIERGEIGPESTVLYAHLGGQPALNAYSGVIQ, from the coding sequence GTGTCCCTTTCTTCCTTCGAGCGCTATCCGCTCCTCTTCGGGCCCTCACCGGTGCACCCGCTGGAGCGGCTGACCGCCCACCTGGGCGGGGCCTCCGTCTGGGCCAAGCGGGAGGACTGCAACTCCGGTATCGCGTACGGCGGCAACAAGACCCGCAAGCTGGAGTACCTGGTCGCCGACGCGATCGCGCAGGGCTGCGACACCCTGGTCTCCATCGGCGGCGTGCAGTCCAACCACACCCGCCAGGTCGCCGCCGTGGCCGCCCGCGCCGGGCTCAAGTGCGTGCTGGTGCAGGAGAGCTGGGTCGACTGGCCGGACTCCGTGTACGACAAGGTCGGCAACATCCTGATCAGCCGGCTGGCCGGCGCCGATGTACGGCTCGTCCGGGCCGGCTTCGGCATCGGCTTCAAGGAGAGCTGGGAACTGGCGCTCAGGGAGGTCGAGGAGAGCGGCGGCAAGCCGTACGCCATTCCGGCCGGCGCCTCCGACCATCCTCTCGGCGGCCTGGGTTTCGCCGGCTGGGCGTACGAAGTGGCCGAGCAGGAGAGGGAGTTGGGCGTCTTCTTCGACACGGTCGTCGTGTGCTCCGTGACGGGCTCGACCCAGGCCGGCATGGTCGCCGGGTTCGCCGCGCTGGAGGAGGCGGGCGGACGGTCGCGCCGGGTGATCGGCATCGACGCCTCGGCCAAGCCGGAAACCACCCGTGAGCAGGTCGCCCGGATCGCCCACAACACCGGACAGCTCATCGGCCTCAAGCGGGAGTTGACCCTCGCCGACGTGGAGCTGGACGACCGGTACCACGCCGGGATCTACGGCGTCCCGGACGACGCCACGCTCGTCGCCATGCAGCTCGCGGCGCGCACCGAGGGCATGGTCACCGACCCCGTCTACGAGGGCAAGTCCATGGCGGGGATGATCGACCTGATCGAGCGCGGCGAGATCGGGCCGGAGTCCACCGTGCTGTACGCCCATCTCGGCGGCCAGCCCGCGCTGAACGCGTACAGCGGAGTGATCCAGTAG